Below is a window of Garra rufa chromosome 24, GarRuf1.0, whole genome shotgun sequence DNA.
tttgtttcgttttgggTCACAAAATGTCAGTCCATGATGTTAGACTAGCCCTATAGTCTATCACaagttatgcaaaaaaaaaaaaaaatcactaaagcTACGAAATTAATCTTTTACTTACTGTTTATGATGATGGAATTCCCGAGCGTGTGCAACCAACACAGCTCcggttttcagcactgactaatctaagtgcctctgattggctattgcatttCTAAGTTCAACCTAAACGCGTtcgattggttataaggctcaacgctgcacaaaacagcgtGTAAGTGTGAGCAAATCTAAATGTAATTTCGTAAATTGACATTTTACATTCATTTTCACATTCAATTTTTATCGACACAGCCGTAAAACATTGTTTgattgtgcaggggcatttttttgTCCATTCTTCTTGAATTTATGGTGCAATTTTGTTCATTTCCATGGCACTTTTACCACAAGCTCTCTTTTCATTTCCGACCTGTTGTGACGGTGTTTATATTTAGTAATTGTGAATTTCAAACAATGCTATAATATCACTATGTGAGATTTTTATATCTTAAATATTTTTCCTGACAAAGTTAAATTCTTAAATCACTTTATGATGACTTGCTCCAAAGTTTCTGTATGGAGTTCAAGATGGAGTCTCTGACAGCGCAGTGCATGGTGGAGAACAGACCCTACACACGCTGGATGCAGTATTTGAGGGAGGGCTACACTGTCTGTGTGGCCTGCCAACCTCCGGCGATGAACAACCACAGTCGGAGTTGCCAAGGAGATGGAAACCTAGCTGAGAGGTAGTGTACCCATAATGCATCGGTGTTGTTTAGCTTAGAgaacctgtttctgatgcagcaACAATAGCACACTTATGAGCTCACTGTGAGGTCAGAGTATGTATTCATTCTGAAACAACAATGGAATTAATGAAATAGTTTGCAAAAGGGTCTTATGGACATGGCATTAATCGGTGGCACTCGGGGCCATTGTAAATGGATGACCTCTGACCTTTAAGATTTCTAGTGCTAGCCATCTTAACTTAGTACTTGAGGCATATGGGTGTTTCTTCAAATACAGGCTTGATTAAAgggtaagttcacccaaaaatgaaaacagcCCATTATccactcaccctcaaggcatcctaggtatatatgacttccttctttcaagtAAATGCAATCggacttacattaaaaaaaaaaaaaaaagaaattctggCTCCTTCAAGTTTTATAATGCAacgggtgggtgtttctcttcatcagtccaaaacatgtCCAATAAAgggcatccatccataataaaaagtccagggggtgaataaaagcTTCCtttagcgaatcgatgcatttttgttcGAAAAATATCCATAATTATATACATGGAAGCAGCTCGAGGTAGTTGACGTATGACGTTGGTGGTGCACTGCTCAGAAGTGACGAATGTAAACGTGtagtggagagatcaaaacaaaacaacggtcacaaataagaagtacaaaatgaggatttgtaaagaaaaattgtcagaatatttcgatataagccaagaggagactggttttcctttgctcctgtaaataaATAAGACTAAGGCCTCGATCACACCAAACgtgtttttgcagttggaggcgcctcttttgaatggttttctgttggcagtgagcgttctgcgcgctgcttatgcgccccgggcgcctcgcgttttcgccacCTGCTGCGCCtcacgtttttgcaggagcgctccgagcgcctgaaattgaaaaaaaatcaactctgagcggaaaaacgcccaacgtcatacgcgttcttttccattgtccaatcgaatgaatggagaggcgggccttctgttgtggtgacgaaagtttaccgttgcttaaaaagtctggagactgcaagaaatggaggagaaacctttggtgtctgtcgtgggtaacccggagctgtattttttagggtttctgctaatatgacagtttacttaacagcaaacaactaagattttagagcgctcgcgctataatcctttgatttgattgacaggacagctgttttggtcgttgcttagcaacataaaaaaaacgcagcacactgctcttttattaaaagtcaccaaaaaaggcagtgctgtgcgactcgcgtttttagaactaaaagacgcgttcggtgtgatcggggccttagaccaaaacagctgtcctgtcagtcaaatcaaaggattatagcgcgagcgctctaaaatcttagttgtttgctgttaattaaactgtcatattagcagaaacccccccaaaaatacagctccgatttacccacgacagacaccaaaagtttctcctccatttctttcagtctccggactttttaagcaacggtaaactttcgtcaccacaacagaaggcccgcctctccattcattcgattggacaatggaaaaaacgcgaatgacgtcaggcgtttttctgctcagagttgctttttttttcaacttcaggcgctcggagcgctcctgcaaaaacgcgaggcgcccggggcgcataagcagtgcgcagaacgctcactgccaacagaaaaccattcaaaaaaggcgcctcttactgcaaaaacgcgttaggtgtgatcgcggccttacaAGTGCATGCGCAACGCAGACATCTAACGTCATCCACCCAGAGAGGCTtccatgtacaactgttagcacaagctagattaaagtgattattacattttaaatatggatagttttcttataaaaacacattgatttgctaaaggaggcctttattcacctcccAGAGGCACTTtgttattatggatggatgcactttattgaacttatTTTAGACAGATGAAGAGAAACATctgcccactgccattataaagcttgaaggagccagaacaaGGAGAGAAGAACATGAGatgaaagttttttattttatttgaacaaaGTACTTTCCTTCAGTAAGGACACATCAAATTGAGAAACTGCCAGTAAAGACCTTTGCAATGTTaaattttattgtaaataaatgttgttcttttgaacttcatcTTCACCAAACAAATCCTagaaagaaaataaaagtttatattaacatataatattaataatactgttttactgtatttctcatcaaataaatgcagccttgatgagcataagagaccccACCAACCCCTAAACTTtttcccccagtttcacagacaaggcttaagcctagtcctagactaaaatgtaagtctgagctgtttcaactgaaagaaacttgcactggctgatcttaaaatatatcagggcctttgttttgtctcaagatgcacaccagtaatgttttttttaagcatgtttataaaagttacttaaatgtcctaagctttctgaccctgcataaacagcaacacaactgaaatgttcaaggtccagaaaggtagtaagaccattgttaaaatagtctaggtgacatctgtggttcaactctAATTTTATTAAGCaacgagaataccttttgtgcatTAAATAAATGGCTTTCTTCTGTCAGTCTCTGCTGCGCGTTTACAAGAGTACCGCTATCTTTCTGGGatttaaacatgtcagttgtgttgctgtctatgcaaggtcaaaaggcactctgatttcatcaaaaatatcctaatttgtgtgccaaagatgaacaaaggtctacgGGTTTGATAGGAAATAACAGTTTAATTCTTGACAaaattttcatctttgggtgaactatccctttaaaaatcattTCCATTAGTGACATCAAAAACTCTTCATGTTGAAAAATCATCACGTTTTTGTACCTCCTATCTGATGGTACTCTTCTTGTCTTGGCAGGGATGAGCTTTTACACTGGCAGGCGGTGGGAAGCCCTCGCTGCAAAGGAACATGGAGAAAAGTACAGAGACTCCAGCACTGCTCCTGTCCACAAGTGCACagcttcattttcatttaaacacCTAGATGCCTCTTTAACTTCCTTGTTAAAATCCACAAGTGAACAATATATCCTATCATTACATATTACAAGAAAATCACACTTTCACACAGATTTATTAAAAGCTCTTTAGTTTTTACAGTTGTATTGTTTTGAACTTTTTTCCCCTGTGACATTATCAGAATTAAAGGCAAAACAAAGTTTACATTTGGCTCACTTGCATCCTCTAGTGAACAAAAGTTGGTCTTGCAGTTCATACAAACAGCAACAGAAAGTTGCTTTTTTCAGCAACAATTCTTCAGCTGAACAGTTTGTTTAATTTACAAAACCGTGCTGATAAATTCAAAAGTTACTTTGTGAAACTGCATGCATAACAATAGAACTTTCAGTTCAGTTCTTCGAACTCGGAAACCAGGAAAATATTGCTACAAAAGCTGTCTTCAAACAGAAGCTTAAATACTGACAAATTttgaagattttttaaatagtaaaagtagaAGCCGCCAGCAGCTCAATTGTCTCCTGTTTTCTTCAGGATTCTCCATCTGTCTTTAAGATTAACACCGGTGCGGTTGTCAAAATCAAAGTTATCCAGGATCATTCTCCATTTGCCCTCCCCGTACTTCCTCACACCTGCTTTCAGGCTTTCATCTTCTTCAGAAGTCCATTTCTAAAAGGAACAAATATTGTTGCTGTTATGTGTTCAAAAGCACACAAACAAGGTCCAACTTTCGAGTAACTCACCCTCCTGGGTCGGCTTGTCCCACTAACATTGCTCTGTAAGTCTGAAGAGACACTACTTCTCCTGGAAACTTCTGTGTATAAAAGTAGCATTTATTAATGGTTAGACATGTATAATAGGAATAAGAAACACTTCATGTTCAGAGTTTTTAAAAAGCTGTTCAAAACTTGTATGATGttatttctgtggaacacaaagtattttaaaggggtcatgaactgagaaatcaaaatgcCCTTGATCGTTTGACATACAGTGCAGTTGAgatcaaatgtttacacccctctttcagaatctgcaaaatgttaattattttaccaaataacaaaatgcatgttgttgtttatttagtactgaaataAGTTCAcaaagaagtttacatatagtccacaggagaaaatagttgaatttataaaaatgacctgttcaaaggtttacattcccttgattcttaatactgtgttgttacctgaatgatccacagctgttttttttttgtttgtttagtgatagttgttcatgagttccttgtttgttctgaatagtttaactgcccgctgttctttacaaaaatcattcaggtctcacaaattctttgggtttccaGCATACTTgtgttttgaaccctttccaacaatgactgtatgattttgggattcatcttttcacaccgaggacaactcaTATCCAACTACTacaaaaggtttaaatgctcGCTGATGCTTGCGAAGGAAAAActgtgcattaagagctgagggtgaaaacttttgaacagaatggagatgtgtacatttctttttttgcctaaaaattatatattttttcgatttagtactgtcctttagaggcttcagaagatagttacatgtttcccagaagacaaaataagttaaatttaaatgtattttatcttcaaattcaaaaatgttttcacaGGTCACAGGTCACATAGCAGTGGGGTTTACTTCAGAGTGTAGAAAACACCAGGCCTAATCAAACAGAGTGTGATGAgggggtcaaaacaggacagaaaatagcagATTGCTTCTAAATGATGTTTTTTGgtgtaaaaatcttgataacattccaAGTTGACCTCAGACCCATTCATGACCCCATTAAAGAAGTATATGGTGCACATGTGATGTTCGGTTATGACATACAAGAACCAATGACGTTTGACGCTATAAAGAGCAGAACAGACAATTATCAGTGAATAATGGTAAATATGAACTGCTGAACTGAAAAGATCTCTAGTATGTAAAGTTCTATGTATTTTTCTCATGGAAAAACATGAGTGAGCTAATTTTTaattaactattcctttaacaacaTACAAAATGACAACACATTGATTcagtaaaacaaattaaatgagaACGTACTGTAAATGGAGGTTCTCTTGCGCAAGTTTAGCACTTTCTTGGCACTTTCCGGTTTCCATAGGCTATGagtttgttttgaaaaaagtTTCCTTTTTGGTCTGTGAGAGAGACAGAATTATTTCAACTTCATGAATTTGTTTTCAATTATTAAAGCAATTAGAAATCAACTAAATCAAGTCCTAtgagaaataaaacaaataaattaagttATGCGATTGAGCCCAGCTTCACTTCAGAAATCATCACTGATATTATTGTAACTCTACATGTTCATATATTGTAAGTGTATGCTGCTGAAAAGTCCCTCACCTGATATTTAGCACCAGTGGATCCACTTGTTCCTCATTTCTGTATGGAAACACCAACAccaaataaatattgtatttatatttaacacattttattcAGTTAAAATGCATACTaaaaaactaaaccaaaaaaGCCTCTAGAAATGAACattttactttagaaaaagtTGTTTTATTCAAATTATAAATGACCATAactacactaccaatcaaaaagttttgaacagtaagattttcaatgtttttcaaggaagtctcttctgctcaccaagactgcatttatttgattaaaagtacagcaaaaacagtagcattttgaaatatattttattcctgtgatctcaaTGCTGATTTTAATTCTAATatttaattctaatattctgatttgctgctcaaaaaacatttattattattattattattatgttattatgtGGAAATATTtctttcagggttctttgatgaatggaaagttcagaagaacagtatttatttgaaacaaatcttttgtaacattttaaaatgtctctatcatcactttaaaacaattacaatcacaatttaaagcatctttgctatataaaagtattcatttttataattttttctgatctttggatctttttattcgaagaatcctgaaaaaaaaaaaagggtactcaactgtttaaaatattgataataatatttttaaaaaatgtttcttggacagcaaatcagcatattagaatgacttctgatggatcatgtgacactaaagacttcaGTAATGACGtggaaaatgtagctttgatcacaagaataaattccaTTTAAAAACAGTATTACcgtaaatagaaaacagtttagtaaaactatttcaaaattgtagcatttttttctgtattttggaacaaataaatgcaggcttgatgagcagaagagacttgtttaaaaaaaaaaaaaaaaaaaaaaaaaaaaaaaacaccattaaaaatcttactgtttgaaaacttttgactggtagtgtatataaataaaaaagtgaattAATTTTATTAGTTTAAAGTTTTGTAGATGAGAGAGATGGTTTTACTCTTCTGGTCTGTGTGACTCTGAGCTGGATGGAGTCTCCTCACTTCCATCCTGTTCAGATGAGGTTTTCTCTGATCTCTCATGACGGGCTTGAACCACTTTTAATGCTGCCTAAAACAAACATAcacccaccaaaaaaaaaaaaataaataaagtgtggCACTTAATAGCATTTCTGGTAATAAACAGTCTATAAATCACAGTCCAAGTAAAGCATTAGTGCCCAGCAAACCTGCTCTTAAGAGCTCAACATCTTGTTTTTACCTTTATTAAGTGGTTATTGAGTATTGAGGGTGAAGCTAATTGCACCATTTCTATACCCTCAGGAAAACACCACAATTCTAAGAGATCATTAGGCAAATTCCCAGTATATATACGGTAAGCACAGTGAAACCCCAGTCAATGAAGCCCATTAGGACTTTCCCACTGgatgaaacaaaaacaaatcagttTTTCAGTAAGCAAAACATAATAGGCTTCGTACTTCGAGTAAGAAAACGGAGGAACGTTCCTGGCTGAACGTGTCGAGGAATGTGTCAATGTTCTCCAACAGCTGGTTGAAAGTGAAGTTCATCAGGAGCTGATCATATGCATCCTTCTTACTCACAATGGTGGTCAGCTTTCCTTGTAGTTTCTGTGAAGACAGACACAAAAATTATTTGGATTTGCTGCATTGTATGAAAAGCATGTTAGACTGTAACAAGTAAATACGCACCGCTGGTATCTCAGTCTCTTTTTCCAGCCACTGCAGGGTTTCTTTTGCCAGCTGTGATTTTCCGTTCTTCACACAGACTGCGACAGACTTGAACACACAATGAAAACAGCATTTTCATGACTGAATCCCATTCAAACTCTACAGTGTGAAGCATCCATCACTCTCAAACATAAATACCTGAACTATCAGTAGCGTCTTGATCTTGGCATGCAAGTCTGAATCAGATACTTCATTTAATGACTCCCAAATTGGCAGCGCTGACATCAAGGGAGTGATTCGAGAAACGTGATCATAGCGGACTTCTGAAATACACAAAACAAGATGGATTAGCTGATGGAATAGTCACTGAATCTTTCGTCTTtgtgtcttaaaaaaaaaattggttattGTGATAAACTGTACTTTATTCT
It encodes the following:
- the terf1 gene encoding telomeric repeat-binding factor 1, which produces MFVFNINMKMEGTSNEIISSTTDKTNLTEVEGVVQSWMIDYYFASLCRLFRDRSGPEFRKTLKLFESIVDDLEPCSHRSDHPTQRTICCFLARVMDGENLEVRYDHVSRITPLMSALPIWESLNEVSDSDLHAKIKTLLIVQSVAVCVKNGKSQLAKETLQWLEKETEIPAKLQGKLTTIVSKKDAYDQLLMNFTFNQLLENIDTFLDTFSQERSSVFLLEAALKVVQARHERSEKTSSEQDGSEETPSSSESHRPEENEEQVDPLVLNIRPKRKLFSKQTHSLWKPESAKKVLNLRKRTSIYKVSRRSSVSSDLQSNVSGTSRPRRKWTSEEDESLKAGVRKYGEGKWRMILDNFDFDNRTGVNLKDRWRILKKTGDN